In the Clostridium sporogenes genome, one interval contains:
- a CDS encoding tRNA (guanine-N1)-methyltransferase, whose product MAKPSIFSKDYERRMKRRKRRTFFSVIVIILISLVVIFTNNGIGKKIKISLNQIKEETKAEEEHKNKQQEQKENKNKNAATVKKESEVSKDNNIEVQLEDNIKIKLIYIEDSNKNKTIKSIDLNKNNLLYDINPSKNLIVVTNPKTQNIYLVNLNGEKQDITNKQYTSTSGTTFQKDAILASKQDYFWGVLPKFIDNDNIAYVSQLPWFNKTTKYVWMYNIKNKTHLYNQNISGEDIKFDKLTEKGLTVVSDSKTLFLKADGSVAE is encoded by the coding sequence GTGGCAAAACCAAGTATTTTTAGCAAAGATTATGAAAGAAGAATGAAAAGAAGAAAAAGAAGGACTTTCTTTTCAGTTATAGTTATAATATTAATTTCTTTAGTAGTAATATTCACTAACAATGGTATTGGTAAAAAAATAAAAATTAGTTTAAATCAAATAAAAGAAGAAACTAAGGCTGAAGAAGAACACAAAAATAAACAACAAGAACAAAAAGAAAATAAAAATAAAAATGCAGCCACAGTAAAAAAAGAAAGTGAAGTTTCTAAAGATAATAATATAGAAGTTCAATTAGAAGATAATATAAAAATAAAGTTGATATATATAGAAGATAGTAATAAAAATAAGACTATTAAATCTATAGATTTAAATAAAAATAATTTATTATATGATATAAATCCTTCAAAAAATTTAATAGTTGTAACAAATCCTAAGACTCAAAATATTTATTTAGTAAATTTAAATGGTGAAAAGCAAGATATAACAAATAAGCAGTATACATCAACATCTGGAACAACGTTTCAAAAGGATGCTATACTAGCTTCAAAACAAGATTATTTCTGGGGAGTTTTACCTAAATTTATAGATAATGATAATATAGCGTATGTTTCTCAACTACCATGGTTCAATAAGACCACTAAATATGTGTGGATGTATAATATAAAAAATAAAACTCATTTATACAATCAAAATATATCAGGAGAAGACATTAAGTTTGATAAATTAACAGAAAAGGGACTTACAGTGGTTTCAGATAGTAAAACTTTATTCTTAAAAGCAGATGGAAGCGTAGCTGAGTAA